A genomic segment from Sander vitreus isolate 19-12246 chromosome 3, sanVit1, whole genome shotgun sequence encodes:
- the LOC144515816 gene encoding claudin-4-like — protein sequence MVSMGRQMLGFALSIIGSLGTIIVCILPMWKVTAFIGANIVTAQVIWEGLWMNCVTQSTGQMQCKIYDSLLALPQDLQAARALVVIAIIASVFGILLGVMGGKCTNFVEDENSKVKVAIASGIIFIVSGVLMLIPVCWSANTIIQNFYNPTLIEAQRRELGASLYIGWGTAGLLILGGGLLCSSCPAKNSPEYPVKYSGARSEATSRAYV from the coding sequence ATGGTGTCAATGGGACGACAGATGCTGGGCTTTGCCTTGAGCATCATTGGCTCTCTGGGGACCATCATCGTGTGTATCCTGCCCATGTGGAAGGTTACAGCCTTCATTGGAGCCAACATTGTGACAGCGCAGGTCATCTGGGAAGGCTTGTGGATGAACTGTGTGACGCAGAGTACAGGCCAGATGCAGTGCAAGATCTATGATTCTCTGCTGGCTCTACCGCAGGACCTTCAGGCTGCCAGAGCTCTTGTGGTCATCGCCATCATCGCTTCTGTCTTTGGAATCCTCTTGGGGGTTATGGGAGGCAAGTGCACCAACTTTGTGGAGGATGAAAATTCCAAAGTCAAGGTGGCCATTGCGTCGGGAATCATCTTCATTGTTTCCGGTGTTCTTATGCTCATCCCCGTCTGCTGGTCTGCCAACACCATTATCCAGAATTTCTACAACCCCACCTTAATCGAAGCCCAGAGGAGAGAGTTGGGGGCTTCACTCTACATCGGCTGGGGCACAGCTGGGCTTCTCATCTTGGGTGGTGGCCTCCTCTGCAGCTCCTGCCCAGCCAAAAACAGCCCAGAGTATCCAGTCAAGTACTCTGGTGCCAGGTCCGAAGCAACCAGCCGGGCCTATGTCTGA